GCCTCCGCGACCTCCAGCAACGGCCGCCCGCTCTCCCGCAGCATCTGCGCGGCCTTCGTCATCCGCCACCGCGCGAGGTACTCCAAGGGGGGCTCTCCCACGAGCTCGCTGAAGCGCGCGGCGAAGCTGGAGCGCGACAGGGCCACGGACGTCGCGAGGCTCTCCACGGTCCACGGCTCCGCATGCCGCTCGTGGATGAGCGAGAGCGCCTTGCGAATCTGCGGATCCCCGAGCGCGCACAGCCCCCGCTCCTGGCACGAGCCCGCCGCGATGTGCGTGCGCAGGGCCTGCACGAGCAGGATGTCCGCGAGCCGGCTCATGACGACCGTCGCCCCCGGGCTGGACGAGGCGCTCTCCGTGATGAGCAGTTGCACGAGCGCCGGCAGCGAGGGGGACGCCTCGGAATGGTCCGCGGTGATGTGGATGACCCGCGGCAGCCCCTCGAACAGCGGCGTGCGGGACGCGGCACCGAGCCGGAAGGAGCCCACCACCAGCACCGTCCGCGCCCCCTCGCCACCGAGCCGGAACACCCCGGGTCCGTCATGCCCCCGCTCGCAGGAGCCCTTGCCGAGGACGTGGACCGGGCTTCCCTCCGCGTCCCGGAGCGTGTGCCCTCCCCCGTGTGGAAGCAGCGCCAGGTCTCCCGCCGACAGCGCGAGAGCGCCCTCCACTCCCTCGGCCTCCAGGCGAGCACTCCCCCGCGCGACGACGACGATGTGCGCGCCCGACAGCTCCGGGAACTGGATGCCCCAGGGGGCATGGAGCTCCAGGCGGCCGTACACCAGGGTCGTCAGGCGCATCGAGTCCAACACCTCCGCCAGCACATCGGTCAACCGCTCGTCCCGAGGGGCTGGACGATCGGTCAATTCTTTTGGACTCAAGGCCATGGCACGTCCATAGCGGCCCGGGCATTTTCCGGCCATGGCAAACACACACCTCTTCTCTCCCTTCCGCCTGGGCCGGCTCGACCTGAAGAACCGCATGGTGATGGCGCCCATGACGCGCAGCCGGGCGCTCGTCGACGGCAACGTGCCCAACCCGCTGGCGGTCACCTATTACGTGCAGCGCGCCTCGGCCGGGCTCCTCATCACCGAGGCCACCCAGGTCAGCACGCAGGGCGTGGGGTACATCCGCACGCCCGGCATCCACTCGTCCTCGCAGGTGGCGGGCTGGAAGAAGGTGACGGACGCCGTGCACGCGGCGGGCGGCGTCATCTTCGCCCAGCTGTGGCACGTGGGGCGCGTGTCCCATCCGGACTTCCATGACGGCCAGCTGCCCGTGGCGCCCTCGGCGATTCCCGTGGAGGGCGGCCAGGTCTTCACCTTCAAGGGCAGGACGCCCATGGTGACGCCGCGGGCCCTGGAGACCCACGAGCTGCCCGGCATCGTCGAGCAGTTCCGCCGCGCGGCCGAGAACGCGAAGGAGGCGGGCTTCGACGGTGTCGAGCTGCACGGCAGCAACGGCTACCTGCTGGACCAGTTCCTGCGGGATGGCTCCAACCAGCGCACGGACGCGTATGGCGGCAGCATCGAGAACCGGGCGCGCTTCCCGCTGGAGGTGGCTCGCGCGGTGGTGGGCGTCTGGGGCGCCGAGCGCGTGGGCTACCGGCTCGCCCCGCAGCCGTTCCCCTACGCGGGCATGTTCGACTCCACCCCGGCCGAGACGTTCACCTATATGGCTCGCGAGCTGGGCCGGTTGGGGCTCGGCTACCTGCATGTAACCGAGGCCGTGTCGGGCAAGGACGTCCCGGGCCCGGAGCAGCGCCTCACCCCGCTGCTGCGCAAGGCCTTCCCGGGCGCGCTCATGGTCAACGGCGGCTACGACGCACAGACGGGAGAGGCGGCGCTCTCCCGGGGCGAGGCGGAGCTCGTCTCCTACGGCGTGCCCTTCCTCGCCAATCCGGACCTGGTGGAGCGCTACCGCAGTGGGGCCGCGCTCAACACGCCGGACTCCGCCACCTTCTTCGCCGGCGAGGAGAAGGGCCTCATCGACTACCCCGCCCTGCGCTGACGGCGGGAGCCAGGTGCTCCCACCGTCCGTCCTGCCCGGAGCGCGGCCGTGTTACGGGTAGAGCAACACCATGGAGCCGGAGACGGCGGTGACACCGCAGTGGCCGCCGCCCGTCACATGGACGACCTGGTTATTGGAGGACCGCGTGTACCCCCCCACCGCCTCGTAGCCGGTCGTCGCCCACCCCGACATCACGACGAACGGCGTCCCACGCAGGTCCACGTTGGCCCGGCCCGTCGAGGAGTCCGGCGCGACGCAGTCTCCCGCCTCGCCATAGGCCGCGTAGTACTTGTCCCAGCTCGGGATGCCCCCGGTGCTCGTGGCGAAGCGGGTGTCGTTGATGTCCACCTTCAAGGACGCCGGATCCAACCGGACCTTGCTCCACGTGGTGGTGACCGACGTCCCCTCCACCTGCAGGTACTGCGAGAAGTTGCTGCCGGCCGCGGTGGACAGCGTCAGGTAGGTGTTGCCGCTGCTGTGGCAGTACGCGGTGAAGGGCTTCGTGGAGTTCGAGTTGAGGAACAGCGTGTAGTCCTGGTTCAGCGTGCCACCCGCGGCGGCCACGGCCGCGCAGGAGGGGTAGCCCACGTAGCGCACCGTCAGCGCGCCGTCGACGGCGGTGGCACCACAGTAGCCGCCACCCGAGACATTGACGACCTGGTCATTCGAGGACTTCGCGTACGAACCCGCCGCGTACCAGCCCGCCGTCTTCCACGTCGCGCTCACGGCGAAGGGCAGCCCGCTCAAGTCCACGTTGGCCTTGCCCGTCGAGGAGTTGAAGGCGACGCAGTCCCCGGCCTCGCCAAAGGCCGCGTAGTACTTGTTCCACCCCGGGATGCCACCGGTGGACGTGGAGAACTGGATGTCGTTCATGTCCAGCGTCATCGCCACCGGATCCAACCGCACCTTGGTCCACGTGGTGGCCACGGACGTCCCATCCACCTGCAGGTACTGCGAGAAGTTGCGGCCGCTCCCGGTGGGCAGGGTCAGGAAGGTGTCACCATCGGTGTCGCACCAGGCGACGAAGGGCTTGCGGGTGTCCCCGCCCACGAACAGCGTGTAGTTGCGGCCCATCGGCTGCCCCGCCGCCTTCAGGTGCGCGCAGGAGCTGGCCGTCAGCCCCATGGCCTGGATGCCCACCTCGTCCACCACCTCGTCCTCCTCCTGCTGCGTCTGGGCAACGGAGGAAGGTCCACAGGCCCCGAGCAGCAGGCCTCCCGCCAGCAGGCTCACGGACAGGTAACGGCGCTTGGAGTGGTCAGGATTGAAAGTCGTCATTCGGGTTCCCCCTCGTGGGTAGAAGGAGCAGGTCTGTCCTGCTTCCTGTCCCTTCATCCGAAAGCGGCGGAAAAGACCCGACACGGCTCCGCTCATTTTTTTCGCCCCCCGAGGCCCGGGGCCCGGGTCAAGACCTACCCGCCGTCCCCGACTTCTGCGAGATTCCCGGCTCATGGCACGTGACGTGACGCAACTCCTGGAGGACGCCAGCCGCGGTGAGGCCCGGGCCGCCGAGGAGCTGCTCCCCATCGTCTATGACGAGCTGCGCCGGGTGGCCGCGGCGCAGATGGCCCACCTGCGGCCCGGACAGACGCTCCAGCCCACCGCGCTCGTGCACGACGCCTGGCTGAAGCTCGTGCGCAACAGCGACCCGGGCTGGAGCGGCCGCGCCCACTTCTTCGGCGCCGCGGCCCAGGCCATGCGCGAGCTCATCATCGACCACGTGCGCCGCAAGGCCGCGCACAAGCGGGGCGGCGGTCAGCCGGGCGAGGCGCTCGAGGCGGCCTTCGAGCTCGCCGCGGACGGGCTTCCCACCGAGGACGTGCTCGCCGTGGACGCGGCGCTGAAGCAGCTCGAGGCCGAGCACCCACGCAAGGCGCGTGTCGTGCTCATGCGCTACTTCGGAGGCCTGTCCGAGGAGGAGATCGCCCAGGCGCTCGGAGTCACCACCCGCACCATCGAGCGCGAGTGGCGTTTCGCCCGCGCCTGGTTGCACGAACGGCTCTCGGCTCCGGCGGGGTGAGGCGTGACGCTGGACGCACGGAAGGTCGAGGAGCTGTTCGACGCGCTGGCAGATCTGCCGCCGGAGGACGCGGCCCGGAGGCTCGACGCGGACTGCGCGGGGGATGTGGCGCTGCGGGAGGCGGTGGCGAGGCTGCTCGAGCATGACCGCGCGGCGGGAGCGGGCTTCCTCGCGCATCCCCCCACCCTCGTGGTGGAGGCGATGCGTGCGCGGGAGCCCACCGCGAGCGCCCCACCCCGGGAGCCCGAGCGGCTGGGGCGTTTCGCCGTCCTGCGCAAGCTGGGCGAGGGCGGCATGGGCGCGGTCTACATGGGCCATGACGCGCTGCTGGACCGGCGCGTGGCGCTCAAGCTGCTGCATCGGGACACGGACGCGCGCGAGTGGCTGCTGCGCGAGGCCCAGGCCCTGGCGCGGCTGGCGCACCCCAATGTCGTCGCCGTCCACGAGGTGTCCGAGCACGAGGGCCGCGTCTTCGTGGCCATGGAGCTGGTGGAGGGCCAGTCCCTGCGCGAGTGGCTCGCCGCCGGCCAGCGCACCGTGCCGCGGGTGCTGGCGATGCTGGTGCAGGCCGGCAAGGGGCTCGCCGCCGCGCACGAGGCGGGGCTCGTGCACCGCGACTTCAAGCCCGACAACGTGCTCGTCGGCCGGGACGGACGCGCGCGGGTGGTGGACTTCGGTATCGCCGCGCTCGCCTCGCGCCCCGAGGAGCAGCCGCTGCCCGGCACACTTCCGAATGCACTCGCCAGCCCGCTGACGCACCGGGGCACGTTGATGGGCACGCCCACGTACATGGCGCCCGAGCAGTTCCTGGGCGAGCGCGCCACTCCCGCGAGCGACCAGTTCTCCTTCTGCGTCACGCTGTACACCGCGGTGTATGGGCAGCCCCCCTTCGCCGGGGAGGAGCTCGCCGCGCTGTCCCGGAGCGTGCTCGCCGGCCGGCTCCAGCCCGCCCCCGCGCGCCCCGGTACGCCCGCGTGGCTCGCGCCCCTCCTCCGCCGTGGCCTCTCACGGGAGCCCTCCGAGCGCTTCCCGTCCATGGCCGCGCTCATCACCGCGCTCGAGGAGCACCTCGCCCGGCTGCCCTCGCTGGACCCGGAAGTGGCGCGGAGGGATCGGCTGCGCATCACCGGCGTCAGCATCCTGCTCACCCTGGGCATCGGCACCGCCGTCATCGCCCGTCTCGACCGGCGCTTCCAGCCGAGCCACCTGGAGCTCCTCGTCCTGCCCGTGGTGATGATCGCCGTCTCGACCATCGTCAACGTGGTGCTGCGCGAGCAGATCACCCGGCTCGTGCTGGGCAGGCGGTTCACCCAGCTCTTCCTGATCATCGGACCCGCGCTGCTCGCGCACCGGTTGCTCGGGCTGCGATTCGGCACCCCCGTCCTCCACATCCTCGCGGGAGACCAGTTGCTGCTGGCGGCCATCTTCGGCGTCGCGGCGCTCGCCCTGGACCGGGCGCTGGCGGCCTTTTCCGTGATTGCCCTCGCGGGCGCCTGTGTCGACGCGTATGAGCCTCGCTGGGCCGGGGCCGTGTTCGCCGCCACCTGCCTGCTCGCCATGCCCCTGGTCATCCTGCGCTGGGCACACCGCGAGCCGGCCTGAGCCCCTTCTGAGCCCCTTCTGAGCCCCTGCAGGGATGTCCGGGAAGGAGCTGGGGGGAGGCAGCGGGCAAGCGCTTGCTTTCCCATACTCCAATGCGGGCGGAATCCACCGGGGGTGTGACGTGGGACCCATGGGGCATGCTGGCCTCTCGATGGACCGCCGCCGAGGGCCGCCGGGAACTTGCCCCGGGGCGCCCCCACCGCAGGATGGCGCGGTCCCCCACCGCCCAGCACGAGGCACCTGTGAGCAATCAACGAACCGAACGGTGGCAGCAGCTCCTCTCCCCGCACCGCGTGGGGGACAAGAAGGACCGGCCTCCGCTGGAGACGCGGGACGAGCGGACGGCGTACGACATCGACTACGACCGCATCGTCTTCTCCAGCGCCTTCCGCAGCCTGCACGACAAGACGCAGGTGTTCCCGCTGTCCACGAGCGACTACACGCGCACGCGGCTGACGCACAGCATCGAGGCCTCCAGCGTGGGGCGCTCGCTGGGACAGCTGGCGGGACGGGCGCTGAAGCAGCGGGACGTGCGGGTGGAGCCGCCACACCTGGGCACCATCGTGGCGGCGGCGTGCCTGGCGCACGACATCGGCAACCCGCCCTTCGGCCACTCGGGAGAGGCGGCCATCCAGCACTGGGTGGAGAAGCGCTTCCCGCCCTACTCGCCCGAGCGCCCCACGGGCCCGGGCAACCCCTTCGCCACCGAGAGCGAGCAGTTGGACCTGGTGCGCTTCGAGGGCAACGCGCAGGGCTTCCGCATCCTCACGCGGCTGCAGGCGCGCAACCGCGACGGCGGGCTGCGTTACACCGTGGCGACGGTGGGGGCCATGAGCAAGTACCCGAGGCCCTCGGTGCTGCCGGGGCGGCGCGACAAGGACAGGACGCGCGTGTCGGAGAAGAAGTTCGGGTTCTTCCAGGAGGACGCGCAGCTGGCGCGCGAGGTGTACCGCACGCTGGGGCTGACGGAGCGAGAGCCGGACGTCTTCAGCCGCCACCCGCTGGCCTTCCTCGTCGAGGCGGCGGATGACATCTGCTACGCGCTCATCGACCTGGAGGACTCGGCGAAGCTGGGCCTCATCCCCATGGAGGAGGCGTGCGCGCTCTTGGAGAGCGTGGCGGCGCTGCAGCCGGGCTTCCATCCCCTCAAGGACAAGGTGGACTGGGAGTCGCGGCTGGGGCGGGCGCGCGCGGGCGCCATCTTCGCGCTCATCCAGGAGTGCGTGGGCGCCTTCGAGGAGCACGTGGAGGCCATGGAGGTGGGGCGCTTCGAGCAGCCGCTCGTCTCCGCGCGGCCCCCGGTGCACCAGAAGCTCGAGGCCATCACCGGCATCACCCGCCGCAAGGGCTACGAGAGCGAGCGGGTGCTGCAGATCGAGGCCGCGGGCTTCAAGACGCTGGGCGGTCTGCTGGACATGTTCGCCCCCGCGGTGCTGGCGGACAAGCCGGACCGCGAGCAGAAGAAGCTGCGCCAGCTGCTGCCCCTGGAGGTCTTCCAGCGCCCGGGGCCGTACCTGGAGGACCGGGACGAGGCCATCGAGCGGCTGACGCCCTACCAGCGGCTGCTGTGCGTCACCGACTACGTGTCCGCCATGACGGATGGCTTCGCGGTGGAGCTCTACCAGCGGCTCTCCGGCATCAAGCTGCCGGAGTAACCCCTCTCCTCTGTCTCAATCCCAGACGGCGCTTTGTTGCCAGCGAAGCAACACGGTTGCTGTTGCACCGCTGGCAACGCCCCCCTCTCCCTCGGTGTAGCCTCCAAGGCAACAATTCAGGAAAAAGCCGCAAGGGTTGCAAAACAAAGCCAGACGTGAGAGGTATTTCCTCACGCCAGCCGGACGCGGCGTTTCGCGCGGTCCGCTCCGTTCACCCAGGAAGACGTGGGCCGGCAGGCGTCTGTTTTCACGAGGGGAGACACCCATGAACTGGAAGAATCTCGCCCTGTGCCTCGGCACGGGGATGGCGTTCGTCACCGGAGGCTCCGCGTTCGCGCAGGAAGTGCCCGAGGACAAGTACTACTCGGAGAAGGTGCTCGCCGAGGGCGAGGGCTGGCAGCTCAAGAACATCAGCGGCTATGCCGTGGATGATGACGGCCGGTACTACTCGCAGGACGTCTACAACATCAAGAGCACGGCCCGCGAGGCGTTCTACCAGCTGCCGCTGCACCCCTACCTCCAGGAGGAGCTGTCCGCGGCCGCCACCGAGAGCAAGGACGAGACGGTCTTCGTGCTCGACAAGCGGATCGCCGATGAGATCGCCCTCTCCTACGAGAAGGGCGAGCTCACCGAGGCGCTGAAGGCCATCGCCGAGCCGCCGGACGAGGAGGTCCCGCAGGGGGTGCAGTCGATGGGGCCGTTCGGCTCGTGCTCGGACCAGGTGCACAGCAAGAGCAAGAGCTTCACCCTCAACACGCCCATCTCCACGAACCACACCTTTGGCTCGGGCTTCTCCGGCACCCTGAGCGCGACGGGCAACATCAACGGCAGCGCGACGGGCGAAGTGGTGATGCGCGTCAAGCGCCACAAGATCTTCTGGGTGTGCGTGCCCTACGGCGTCAACTTCCAGCACGCGCGGGCCTGGGGCAACGTGAGCGTGGGCAACGGCTCGCAGGTGAACGGCACCCTCAACTACAACTGGAGCTGGAATGATCAGATCGCCAAGCCGTCGCTGGGCTCGCTCAACTTCTTCATCGGCCCGGTGCCGGTGCACATCGGCTTCAACCTGCCCATCCGGCTGGGCCTCGAGGTGGCGGCGAGCGTCACCGGCACGGTGAACTACAACGGCAACCAGACGGCCACGGGCGCCTTCGACTACACGTGCACGCTGAGCGGGTGCGGCGGCTGGGCCAACTACAACCTGGGGGGCAGCTCGCCGCAGCCGGTGACGGGCAGCGTGTCGGGCCGCATCCAGCCCACCGTCTGGCTGCAGGTGGCCGTGCGCGCCTACCTGTACTCCGAGTGGCTCGCCTATGCGCAGGTGGGCGTGCGTCCCTACCTGTACGGCGACCTGTGGGGCTACTACGGCAACGCCTGTGGTGACGCGGATGGCAACGGCATCAACGAGACGGTGAGCGCCCTCACCTTCAACCTCGACTGGCGGCTCTTCATCACCGCGGAGGCCTCGGCCTTCGGCAGCAACCCCGCCCAGTGGAACAACCTGTGGAGCACCCAGCGCCGGCACCTCAAGTTCTGGGACCTCGTCAACGGCGGCTCGAGCGCCATCCGCCCCATCCTCGGCGGCCCCGCGAGCACCAACGTGAACACCTCCACGGGCTACACCGCGCGGATGCGTCCCTGCTGGCCGTACGGGGACAACGTCAACTACCGCTTCAACTGGGGTGACAGCACCCTCACCAACGTCAGCGGCGCGCCGCAGACCAACGCCTCCGCGGGCAAGGCCTGGTCCACCAGCGGCGCGAAGACGGTGCAGCTCACCGCGCTGAGCGACTCGTGGGGCCGGCAGCTCAACGCCACCACGTCGCGCTCCGTGCAGGTCAACGGCTCCACCGCCACGTGGACGGCCTGGTTCAACCGCGACAACCAGTACGGCGTCGGTGACTACGAGACGCTGTCCGACCTCATCTCCGGCGGCTACCCGGTCTGCTCCAACCCCATCGGCGTGGAGTGCCAGACGGCCGGCGGCGCCCCCTACAGCAGCACGGGCGAGGTCTACAGCTGCTCGCTCTCCGGCGGCGTGTGCGTCAACTCGCAGCAGCCCGATGGCATCTGCCAGGACTACCGGGTGCGCTTCCTCTGCCCGTAGTCCGTGAGCAGCCCTGAATGAAGGACTCCGCCTCCTCCCGCGCACCGGGAGGGGGCGTTGTCATTTCTTGGGGGCCTTGGGGACGGACAGGACCTCGATGCTCGTCACCGGGTTGCCGCGGGCGTAGAGGTCCGCGGAGGTGCGCACCAGGGTGCCCTCGCCGAGGTTGCGCAGGGCCACCTGCTGGCGGCCCTGGGTGACGCGCACGTCCCGGGCGAGCGACAGCGTGCTGGTGCCTCCGTCCTCCTCATCGAGCACGAGCTGCTGCTGCGTGACCGAGCGCACGCGGCCCCTGTGGATGACGTGGGCCACCGCGACGCCCTCGTTGCCGGTGTTCGCCGTGCTGCCCGTGGCGCCACCACCGCCCACGCCCTCGGCCGTGGAGTTGGAGTAGCCGATGGTGGAGTTGGAGTAGCCGATGCCGGTAGCGCCGTTGGGAGCCTCGGCGTTCGGGTCGCCGATGGTGGAGCTCGCGGCTGCACCCGTCCCCTGACCACCGCCGCCCGTGCCCGTGTCCTGGCCACTGCCGCCCGTGCCCGTGCCCGTGTCCTGGCCACTGCCGCCCGTGCCCTGGGCCTGCTGGGTCCGTGCGAGCTGGACCCGCATCTGCGCGAGCTGCTGCTCGAGTCCGGCCACCTGGGCGCGCAGCCGGGCGAGCTCCACCCGCTGCTGGGTCTCGAGCGCCGACAGCTGTTGCGTCCCCGTCCCCGTGTCCTGCCCCGTGACGCCCGTCCCGGATCCGCCCGTGGTCAGTCCCTGGTCCGAGCCCCGCCCATCCGACGTCCCCGTGATGCGCGAGTCCTGGGTGACATCTCCCACCGAGCCCCCAGCGGGGTACTGAGCCTGAGACACGCCCTGCGTGGCGCTGCACACGAGCACCAGCCCAAGCATCGCGATTCCCAAATCCCACCAGGTCGGCTTCCGCATCTACGCCGCGCTCCCTTCTTCCGGTAGAACGTTGGGCGGCGGACGTCCGCGAGCAACCGGCCTGGAGCCGAGGACCCGGGACGAACGGAGCGGTGCATCGCCCGCTCTCCGAGCCTCCGAGGAGGCTCCAGGCACACGGATGCCACCTCCGTGTGTTGGGCCGGTCTCGCGTGGCACATGGGGGCGCATCGCTTGTCGAACCAGGATCCATCGTCCAGCAACCCGAGGGGTACCCCTCCGGCCGGCATCGGGGCCTCCAGCCCCCTGCCCTCGCCTTCTTCGTCCGGGTCCACGCTCCGCATCGAGGTGGGCCGTCCTCGCAACGTCCTCCGCGAGCCCGCGCCCTGGCTGGTGGCCGACTCGTCCCGCGCCCTGGACATCAACCACCGCATCACCCAGGGCTACATCCAGCTCGCCCACGACCTGCAGGGACTGCTCGACCCCGCGTATCGGCCCGGCGGGAGCACCCGCGTCCTCTGCAACTGGTTCGCCTTCGCCCCTCACGCGTCACTGGA
The sequence above is drawn from the Archangium gephyra genome and encodes:
- a CDS encoding AraC family transcriptional regulator, with translation MTDRPAPRDERLTDVLAEVLDSMRLTTLVYGRLELHAPWGIQFPELSGAHIVVVARGSARLEAEGVEGALALSAGDLALLPHGGGHTLRDAEGSPVHVLGKGSCERGHDGPGVFRLGGEGARTVLVVGSFRLGAASRTPLFEGLPRVIHITADHSEASPSLPALVQLLITESASSSPGATVVMSRLADILLVQALRTHIAAGSCQERGLCALGDPQIRKALSLIHERHAEPWTVESLATSVALSRSSFAARFSELVGEPPLEYLARWRMTKAAQMLRESGRPLLEVAEAIGYQSEASFNRAFKRWGGVAPGAYRREHRRAAPTQ
- a CDS encoding alkene reductase; translation: MANTHLFSPFRLGRLDLKNRMVMAPMTRSRALVDGNVPNPLAVTYYVQRASAGLLITEATQVSTQGVGYIRTPGIHSSSQVAGWKKVTDAVHAAGGVIFAQLWHVGRVSHPDFHDGQLPVAPSAIPVEGGQVFTFKGRTPMVTPRALETHELPGIVEQFRRAAENAKEAGFDGVELHGSNGYLLDQFLRDGSNQRTDAYGGSIENRARFPLEVARAVVGVWGAERVGYRLAPQPFPYAGMFDSTPAETFTYMARELGRLGLGYLHVTEAVSGKDVPGPEQRLTPLLRKAFPGALMVNGGYDAQTGEAALSRGEAELVSYGVPFLANPDLVERYRSGAALNTPDSATFFAGEEKGLIDYPALR
- a CDS encoding GON domain-containing protein — protein: MTTFNPDHSKRRYLSVSLLAGGLLLGACGPSSVAQTQQEEDEVVDEVGIQAMGLTASSCAHLKAAGQPMGRNYTLFVGGDTRKPFVAWCDTDGDTFLTLPTGSGRNFSQYLQVDGTSVATTWTKVRLDPVAMTLDMNDIQFSTSTGGIPGWNKYYAAFGEAGDCVAFNSSTGKANVDLSGLPFAVSATWKTAGWYAAGSYAKSSNDQVVNVSGGGYCGATAVDGALTVRYVGYPSCAAVAAAGGTLNQDYTLFLNSNSTKPFTAYCHSSGNTYLTLSTAAGSNFSQYLQVEGTSVTTTWSKVRLDPASLKVDINDTRFATSTGGIPSWDKYYAAYGEAGDCVAPDSSTGRANVDLRGTPFVVMSGWATTGYEAVGGYTRSSNNQVVHVTGGGHCGVTAVSGSMVLLYP
- a CDS encoding sigma-70 family RNA polymerase sigma factor is translated as MARDVTQLLEDASRGEARAAEELLPIVYDELRRVAAAQMAHLRPGQTLQPTALVHDAWLKLVRNSDPGWSGRAHFFGAAAQAMRELIIDHVRRKAAHKRGGGQPGEALEAAFELAADGLPTEDVLAVDAALKQLEAEHPRKARVVLMRYFGGLSEEEIAQALGVTTRTIEREWRFARAWLHERLSAPAG
- a CDS encoding serine/threonine-protein kinase, encoding MTLDARKVEELFDALADLPPEDAARRLDADCAGDVALREAVARLLEHDRAAGAGFLAHPPTLVVEAMRAREPTASAPPREPERLGRFAVLRKLGEGGMGAVYMGHDALLDRRVALKLLHRDTDAREWLLREAQALARLAHPNVVAVHEVSEHEGRVFVAMELVEGQSLREWLAAGQRTVPRVLAMLVQAGKGLAAAHEAGLVHRDFKPDNVLVGRDGRARVVDFGIAALASRPEEQPLPGTLPNALASPLTHRGTLMGTPTYMAPEQFLGERATPASDQFSFCVTLYTAVYGQPPFAGEELAALSRSVLAGRLQPAPARPGTPAWLAPLLRRGLSREPSERFPSMAALITALEEHLARLPSLDPEVARRDRLRITGVSILLTLGIGTAVIARLDRRFQPSHLELLVLPVVMIAVSTIVNVVLREQITRLVLGRRFTQLFLIIGPALLAHRLLGLRFGTPVLHILAGDQLLLAAIFGVAALALDRALAAFSVIALAGACVDAYEPRWAGAVFAATCLLAMPLVILRWAHREPA
- the dgt gene encoding dGTP triphosphohydrolase; this translates as MSNQRTERWQQLLSPHRVGDKKDRPPLETRDERTAYDIDYDRIVFSSAFRSLHDKTQVFPLSTSDYTRTRLTHSIEASSVGRSLGQLAGRALKQRDVRVEPPHLGTIVAAACLAHDIGNPPFGHSGEAAIQHWVEKRFPPYSPERPTGPGNPFATESEQLDLVRFEGNAQGFRILTRLQARNRDGGLRYTVATVGAMSKYPRPSVLPGRRDKDRTRVSEKKFGFFQEDAQLAREVYRTLGLTEREPDVFSRHPLAFLVEAADDICYALIDLEDSAKLGLIPMEEACALLESVAALQPGFHPLKDKVDWESRLGRARAGAIFALIQECVGAFEEHVEAMEVGRFEQPLVSARPPVHQKLEAITGITRRKGYESERVLQIEAAGFKTLGGLLDMFAPAVLADKPDREQKKLRQLLPLEVFQRPGPYLEDRDEAIERLTPYQRLLCVTDYVSAMTDGFAVELYQRLSGIKLPE